The genomic stretch CGCTGCCCCCGGCTGCTTCAATGCTGCTCATGCCAACTCCTTGGATCAATTAATCGGTGCCCGCCAGCTGCTGCCGCAGGCCTGGTCCATTCACTCTCCGCCGGCGGGGAGGGGCAGGAAACCCCCAATTTCCAATAGGTGGATGAATCGGCCCCCTGGTGTGCCTGTGGATGAATGGATTAGGCTACATCGACGGAATCATGGCCATCACCACTGGTACGACACCCACCGCGATGAACGCCGGCAGGGAGCAGAGCCCCAACGGCATCACCAGTTTCACGCCCAGCGCGGCCGCCCGCTTCTGGGCGCTCCGGGAGGCGGCCGTCCGGTAGTGCTGGGCCTGGGCATAGAGCAGCGGCGCCGCTGACGCCCCTGTCAGGGCGCCAAAGCTGAGGGCGTCGTGGATCTGCACCATGTCCGTGTCCACGAGGGAGCCTGCCCACGAGTCCTCCCACGATGCACCAATGTTGAGTCCTGCGACCACCTGCAGCAGGCTCTTGCGCAATCGGTTCCCGGCGACACCGGCCACCACTTGCAGCGCACCCTGGATGCTCAGTCCTGAGTCCAGCGCCGTCCCCAAAAGCTCCAGCAGCAGGGGGACTGAGGCCACCCCGCTGGACATTCCCGGCGCCGGCTCGGGCCGGCATGCCTGGGGCAGCCGGCGGGCCGGGGACCGGCCCCACAACAGCGCCGCGGCCAGGGCAGCCAGTGAAAAGACCAGCAAGGCGCCCACGGCTAATTCACATCCTGGAGCACGGATGGACCGGCTGCGCGGGCAATCATCCGCGCCGACCACGTCCGTCCCGCGACGGCAAAGACCGCCCCGACCGCCAGCACGGACCAGCCAACGGGGCTGCCAAAAAGGACCCCGAGGGGGTCCACACCCATGAGCATGCCCAGGCCCAGCCCGACCAGCGGCAGCCAGGTCAGCAGCCGGACAGTGGCGCGGGGTCCTGCGAGCGCAGTTTCACGTTGGGCTGCGGCATCCTGTTCTGCTTCGAGCGTGCCCGCCAGCCGTTCCAGGACGGCGGCAACCGGGGCACCGCTGGCTTCGCACACTTCAAAGCATGCGGCAATGTCCAGCCACAGGCGTCGTTGGTCCAGGCTGAGCGCCCCTTGGTCCGGCGCGGCCCTTTTCAGCCGGCTCCCGCCGGACGTCTCCCGGCAGGTGGTGCGTATGGCTGTGGCCGTGGGCAAGCCCAGCTCGCTGGCCCGCTGCACGGCGATCACCAGGATGAGGGTGGCATCGGTGCCGTCCCGGCCTGCACCCCGTCCGTCACGGCGTGCGCCGGGCGGGTGTTGCGGATGAACGGTTGCCAGCATGCCGTGCCGCAGCATTGTGGCGGCGGCGCCGGGAGGACTGCCGGGCACATCCCACCGCTGAAGCTGCGCCGACGTCCTGGTGGACAACGGCACCCCGCCAGGCGGTGCTGTCCGGTTGAGTTCCATGGCCAGCACATGGACCATGGCCTGCCACAGGGCAGGCCCCGTCCGGCCTGCGGACAGCAGGGACGCCAGTTGCCGCACCAGCCGCGGCTGTTCCTCGCTTGTCGGTGCCATCTGCCTGCGGGACGTGTCACGCAGCCCGAATAGTCTTCGATGCACCGGAACCCACCACCGCCGGCCACGGCTGCCGATGAGGATGCAGGCACCTGCGGAGAGGAACAGCACCAGCACCGCGCTCATGGCCGGTCCACGATGCCGCCACGAACACCAGCCAGGGACGCAGTGTCCATGCCCAGCCGGGCCGCCAGCAACTGCCAGCCCGGACCGGATTGGACACCGCCTCCGGTCCCTTCCCCACCGGGCAACGGCCCGCCGTCGTCCCCAAGGGGCGAACCTGCCGGCCCGCACAAGGTCAGTGCCGGGGTTGCCACGAGCCGGCCGTCGCGCAGCCCCACCACGGCAATCTCGGCAACTGTTCGCCGGCCGCCGACCCTGGCCAGGTGGATGACGACATCCAGTGCGCTGGCCCCCTGCAGGAAGACAGCTTCCGGCCCCATGCCGGCCAGCGCGCCGAGGGCTGCCAGCCGGGCCGGAACGTCGTGGGTACCGTTGGCGTGGATGGTTCCGCCGCC from Arthrobacter stackebrandtii encodes the following:
- a CDS encoding type II secretion system F family protein; protein product: MGALLVFSLAALAAALLWGRSPARRLPQACRPEPAPGMSSGVASVPLLLELLGTALDSGLSIQGALQVVAGVAGNRLRKSLLQVVAGLNIGASWEDSWAGSLVDTDMVQIHDALSFGALTGASAAPLLYAQAQHYRTAASRSAQKRAAALGVKLVMPLGLCSLPAFIAVGVVPVVMAMIPSM
- a CDS encoding type II secretion system F family protein, which gives rise to MSAVLVLFLSAGACILIGSRGRRWWVPVHRRLFGLRDTSRRQMAPTSEEQPRLVRQLASLLSAGRTGPALWQAMVHVLAMELNRTAPPGGVPLSTRTSAQLQRWDVPGSPPGAAATMLRHGMLATVHPQHPPGARRDGRGAGRDGTDATLILVIAVQRASELGLPTATAIRTTCRETSGGSRLKRAAPDQGALSLDQRRLWLDIAACFEVCEASGAPVAAVLERLAGTLEAEQDAAAQRETALAGPRATVRLLTWLPLVGLGLGMLMGVDPLGVLFGSPVGWSVLAVGAVFAVAGRTWSARMIARAAGPSVLQDVN